The Acidobacteriota bacterium genome has a segment encoding these proteins:
- a CDS encoding NADH-quinone oxidoreductase subunit B family protein, whose product MLNKLTRWSRIKSPWILHLNSGACNACDIEIVAALTPRFDVERFGVLLKATPRHADVIIASGPVTRQIRDRIVRIYDQTPNPKFVIAVGACAMSGCVYRGAYNIMGGIDQVIPVDMYVPGCPARPDAIVDGVVKLLGKL is encoded by the coding sequence ATGCTCAACAAGCTCACGCGCTGGTCCAGGATCAAATCGCCCTGGATCCTGCACCTCAACTCCGGCGCCTGCAACGCCTGCGATATCGAGATCGTCGCCGCGCTGACGCCGCGCTTCGACGTCGAGCGCTTCGGCGTCCTGCTCAAGGCCACGCCGCGGCACGCCGATGTCATCATCGCCAGCGGCCCCGTCACCCGGCAGATCAGGGACCGGATCGTCCGCATCTATGACCAGACGCCGAACCCCAAGTTCGTCATCGCCGTGGGCGCCTGCGCCATGTCCGGCTGCGTCTACCGCGGCGCGTACAACATCATGGGCGGCATCGACCAGGTCATCCCGGTGGACATGTACGTCCCCGGCTGCCCGGCCCGCCCCGACGCCATCGTCGACGGCGTCGTCAAGCTGCTC
- a CDS encoding NADH-quinone oxidoreductase subunit K, giving the protein MTNTWYLYLFFAAALMGAGILGLLGKRNLIKLFIAIEVIGKGITLILIGTGLAKASLLTAQALAITYIVIEVSLVATALALIINIYRQTKSLDVRGLTKLKG; this is encoded by the coding sequence ATGACTAATACCTGGTACCTCTATCTCTTCTTCGCCGCGGCCCTCATGGGCGCCGGCATCCTCGGGCTGCTGGGCAAGCGCAACCTCATCAAGCTGTTCATCGCCATCGAGGTCATCGGCAAGGGCATCACCCTGATCCTCATCGGGACCGGGCTGGCCAAGGCCAGCCTCCTGACCGCTCAGGCCCTGGCCATCACCTACATCGTCATCGAGGTCAGCCTGGTGGCCACGGCCCTGGCCCTGATCATCAACATCTACCGGCAGACCAAGTCCCTGGACGTCCGGGGCCTGACCAAACTGAAAGGCTAA